The following are encoded together in the Actinoplanes sp. N902-109 genome:
- a CDS encoding TetR/AcrR family transcriptional regulator codes for MSAGSPTMAGKKTSARDRLLAAADELFYAEGVHTVGIDRVIEKAGVAKASLYSCFGSKDELIRAYLEGRREQRRQRLLTGLERFTTPRDRLLGVFDLLAERAGEPNYRGCAFYNAAAESEPGGVADEVSQANRAWTRGLFAQLAAEAGVPDPEALAAQLLILYDGGSAGARLDGGSTPALRCRAMAAVLLDAALA; via the coding sequence ATGTCCGCTGGATCACCCACCATGGCCGGCAAGAAGACATCCGCGCGCGACCGCCTGCTGGCCGCCGCCGACGAGCTGTTCTATGCCGAAGGCGTGCACACGGTCGGCATCGACCGCGTCATCGAGAAGGCCGGCGTCGCCAAGGCGTCGCTCTACAGCTGCTTCGGCAGCAAGGACGAGCTGATCCGGGCCTACCTGGAGGGCCGGCGCGAGCAGCGCCGCCAGCGTCTGCTGACCGGGCTCGAACGCTTCACCACCCCCCGTGACCGGCTGCTGGGCGTCTTCGACCTCCTCGCCGAGCGGGCCGGCGAGCCGAACTACCGCGGGTGCGCCTTCTACAACGCGGCCGCCGAGTCCGAGCCGGGCGGCGTGGCCGACGAGGTCTCGCAGGCCAACCGGGCCTGGACCCGCGGCCTCTTCGCGCAGCTCGCGGCCGAGGCCGGGGTCCCGGACCCGGAGGCGCTGGCTGCGCAACTGCTGATCCTGTACGACGGTGGCTCGGCCGGTGCCCGCCTGGACGGCGGCAGCACCCCGGCGCTCCGGTGCCGGGCGATGGCCGCCGTCCTGCTGGACGCCGCGCTGGCTTAG
- a CDS encoding MFS transporter, with product MTTTEIRRPEAVRGRRLSHPVAFAAIAAIFIAFTAASSAPSPLYVVYQQLWGFSAVTLTVVFAVYVVGLVGALLVLGALSDHIGRRPVLAAAIGLEVVALVAFLNAGDVSMLLVARFLQGIATGAAMTTLGATLVDLNPPHAPGRAGLLNSIVPPSGLALGSLGAGALVQYAPGPTHLIWAILLAGMVVAGAIVLLLPETSAKRPGGVASLLPKLGVPARLRTDLFALIPILVASWALGGLYMSLGPSVAVGVFHLGSHLIGGLVVSLLCGTGALTAFALRTRPTPRVLAIAGALLTVGTAVTLIGMEAGSVLVAAIGTVVAGMGFGASSLASFGTLALLAAPAERGELFAVALTVSYVAFSVPAVVAGLAATTFGLESTALIYGLVVVTLGGLALILQKARRG from the coding sequence ATGACGACCACCGAGATCCGCCGGCCCGAGGCAGTACGCGGCAGGCGGTTGTCCCACCCGGTCGCGTTCGCCGCCATCGCCGCCATCTTCATCGCGTTCACCGCGGCCTCCAGCGCGCCCTCCCCGCTCTACGTCGTCTACCAGCAGCTCTGGGGCTTCTCGGCGGTCACCCTCACGGTCGTCTTCGCCGTGTACGTGGTCGGCCTGGTCGGCGCGCTGCTGGTGCTGGGTGCGCTGTCCGACCACATCGGCCGGCGTCCGGTGCTCGCCGCCGCGATCGGGCTGGAAGTCGTGGCACTGGTCGCCTTCCTCAACGCCGGTGACGTCAGCATGCTGCTGGTGGCGCGTTTCCTGCAGGGCATCGCGACCGGCGCGGCGATGACCACGCTCGGCGCCACGCTGGTGGACCTGAACCCGCCGCACGCACCCGGCCGGGCCGGCCTGCTCAACAGCATCGTGCCGCCCTCCGGTCTCGCGCTCGGCTCGCTGGGTGCCGGTGCGCTCGTCCAGTACGCCCCCGGGCCCACCCACCTCATCTGGGCGATCCTGCTCGCGGGCATGGTCGTCGCGGGCGCCATCGTGCTGCTGCTCCCGGAGACCTCGGCCAAGCGCCCCGGCGGGGTGGCCTCGCTGCTGCCCAAGCTCGGGGTGCCGGCCCGGCTCCGGACCGACCTGTTCGCGCTGATCCCGATCCTTGTGGCGAGCTGGGCGCTGGGCGGGCTCTACATGTCGCTCGGACCGTCGGTCGCGGTCGGCGTGTTCCACCTCGGCAGCCACCTGATCGGCGGCCTGGTCGTGTCGCTGCTCTGCGGCACCGGCGCGCTGACCGCGTTCGCCCTGCGGACCCGTCCGACCCCGCGGGTCCTCGCGATCGCGGGTGCGCTGCTGACCGTCGGCACCGCGGTCACGCTGATCGGCATGGAGGCCGGCTCGGTGCTGGTCGCCGCGATCGGCACCGTCGTGGCCGGCATGGGCTTCGGCGCCTCGTCGCTCGCGTCCTTCGGCACGCTGGCGTTGCTGGCGGCGCCGGCCGAGCGTGGCGAGCTGTTCGCGGTCGCGCTGACCGTCTCGTACGTGGCGTTCAGCGTCCCCGCGGTGGTCGCCGGGCTGGCCGCCACCACCTTCGGCCTGGAGTCGACCGCCCTGATCTACGGGCTGGTCGTGGTCACCCTCGGCGGCCTCGCCCTGATCCTGCAGAAGGCCCGCAGGGGCTGA
- a CDS encoding alpha/beta hydrolase: MRRILATAAALALVLSGAGAASADPVMTSRDATGYPAISWGSCTDPTLVSAKAECGYLSVPLDYAKPGGTTIKLAVSRIRSTVSPQGRQGVMLVNPGGPGGSGLSLSVLGRYVPAGAGDFFDWIGFDPRGVGASKPALSCDPDYLGADRPQYAPVTAAIEKAWLKRAKGYANDCAKRGGKLLDHMRTTDTVRDMESLRIALGESKINFYGFSYGTYLGQVYATLYPQRVGKMVLDGNVDPGRVWYDANLDQDIAFERTMKIYFGWLARYDKVYHLGTDAKTVERLFYKEQAKLSKKPVHGFGGAELTDVFLQAGYYVFGWEAVATAFSALVNDRDITAVRALFDAANPTSKGADNGYAVYLATQCTDVKWPAAWSKWRADNTRVDRSAPFETWGNAWFNAPCLNWAGKAGKPVAVTGKKVAPVLLLSETLDGATPFTGSLEVRRRFPNAVLVEGVGGTTHAGSLFGNACVDLTVAEYLANGTLPARLKGNTSDKKCPPLPQPDPTAKVAGKSAAGAAGLSRLELQSLIGRR; the protein is encoded by the coding sequence ATGCGAAGAATTCTGGCGACCGCCGCAGCGCTGGCGCTGGTGCTCTCCGGTGCCGGTGCGGCCTCCGCCGACCCGGTGATGACCTCGCGCGATGCGACCGGTTACCCGGCGATCAGCTGGGGCAGCTGCACCGACCCGACGCTGGTGTCGGCCAAGGCCGAATGCGGGTACCTGAGCGTCCCCCTGGACTACGCCAAGCCCGGCGGCACCACGATCAAGCTGGCCGTCTCGCGGATCAGGAGCACCGTCTCGCCGCAGGGCCGGCAGGGCGTCATGCTGGTCAACCCCGGGGGACCCGGTGGCTCCGGGCTGTCGCTGTCGGTGCTCGGCCGCTACGTGCCGGCCGGAGCCGGTGACTTCTTCGACTGGATCGGCTTCGACCCGCGCGGCGTCGGTGCCAGCAAGCCCGCGCTGAGCTGCGACCCCGACTACCTGGGAGCGGACCGTCCGCAGTACGCGCCGGTGACGGCGGCGATCGAGAAGGCGTGGCTCAAGCGCGCCAAGGGGTACGCGAACGACTGCGCCAAGCGCGGCGGGAAGCTGCTCGACCACATGCGCACCACGGACACCGTCCGCGACATGGAAAGCCTGCGGATCGCGCTCGGGGAAAGCAAGATCAACTTCTATGGGTTCTCGTACGGTACGTACCTGGGCCAGGTCTACGCGACGCTCTACCCGCAGCGGGTCGGCAAGATGGTGCTGGACGGCAACGTCGACCCCGGCCGGGTCTGGTACGACGCGAATCTCGACCAGGACATCGCGTTCGAGCGCACCATGAAGATCTACTTCGGCTGGCTTGCCAGGTACGACAAGGTCTACCACCTGGGCACCGACGCCAAGACGGTCGAGCGGCTGTTCTACAAGGAGCAGGCGAAGCTGAGCAAGAAGCCGGTGCACGGGTTCGGCGGCGCCGAGCTGACCGACGTGTTCCTGCAGGCCGGCTATTACGTCTTCGGCTGGGAGGCGGTGGCCACCGCATTCTCGGCCTTGGTCAACGACCGCGACATCACCGCCGTGCGTGCCCTGTTCGATGCCGCCAACCCCACCAGCAAGGGCGCTGACAACGGGTACGCCGTCTACCTGGCGACCCAGTGCACCGACGTCAAGTGGCCGGCCGCCTGGAGCAAGTGGCGGGCCGACAACACCCGGGTCGACCGGAGCGCCCCGTTCGAGACCTGGGGCAACGCCTGGTTCAACGCACCCTGCCTGAACTGGGCCGGCAAGGCGGGCAAGCCGGTCGCCGTCACCGGTAAGAAGGTCGCACCCGTCCTGCTGCTCAGCGAGACGCTCGACGGGGCGACCCCGTTCACCGGCAGCCTGGAGGTGCGCCGCCGGTTCCCGAACGCGGTGCTGGTCGAGGGGGTCGGCGGCACCACTCACGCGGGCTCGCTGTTCGGCAACGCATGCGTGGACCTGACGGTTGCCGAGTACCTGGCCAACGGCACGCTGCCGGCCCGTCTCAAGGGCAACACCAGCGACAAGAAGTGCCCGCCGCTGCCGCAGCCCGACCCCACCGCGAAAGTCGCCGGAAAGAGCGCGGCCGGGGCGGCCGGACTGAGCCGCCTCGAGCTGCAGAGCCTCATCGGGCGACGCTGA
- a CDS encoding TMEM165/GDT1 family protein, translated as MDGFLVALGVSFAVIFVAELGDKSQLMALTFATRFKTVPVLIGITVATAVVHLVSVGVGYGLGATLPTGWISLIAGLAFLVFGAWTLRGDNLTDDEKSKAERSTGSAILAVGGAFFLAELGDKTMLATITLATKYGWFGTWLGSTVGMVAADALAILVGRLLGRHLPEKAIKYGAAALFAIFGIWLIVEALTQLT; from the coding sequence ATGGACGGTTTTCTCGTCGCCCTCGGCGTCAGCTTCGCCGTGATCTTCGTCGCCGAGCTCGGCGACAAGTCACAGCTGATGGCGCTGACCTTCGCCACCCGCTTCAAGACCGTGCCGGTGCTGATCGGCATCACCGTCGCCACCGCCGTCGTCCACCTTGTCTCCGTCGGCGTGGGCTACGGTCTCGGCGCCACCCTGCCGACCGGCTGGATCTCGCTGATCGCCGGGCTCGCCTTCCTCGTCTTCGGCGCCTGGACGTTGCGCGGCGACAACCTCACCGACGACGAGAAGTCCAAGGCCGAGCGCAGCACCGGCTCGGCGATCCTCGCCGTCGGCGGCGCGTTCTTCCTGGCCGAGCTGGGGGACAAGACCATGCTGGCCACCATCACCCTGGCCACCAAGTACGGCTGGTTCGGCACCTGGCTCGGCTCCACGGTCGGCATGGTCGCCGCCGACGCGCTGGCCATCCTGGTCGGCCGGCTGCTCGGGCGGCACCTGCCGGAGAAGGCCATCAAGTACGGCGCCGCCGCGCTCTTCGCTATCTTCGGCATCTGGCTCATCGTCGAGGCTCTCACCCAGCTCACCTAA
- a CDS encoding cyclase family protein: MPLQYRAEFDAVVTFSNGGGLQTQGFRVDLPQAEATEAEIAGLFVSACRLLMVGTVELSNIRVFAEPHLGTPGGPSERRAVRYVELSHVIADGMVTYPGLPVPEITPHLTREASRNVYADGVEFAIDRISMVGNTGTYLDSPFHRYPGRTDLAGIPLERLADLPAVVVRTAGSGTRGVAVDDLQDLDVAGRAVLLHTGGDRHWGTPEYAKDAPFLTADAARWLAGRGPALVGIDAVNIDDISPESAGHRPAHSLLLDAEIPIVEHLTGLAELPPTGARFTALPPRVAAFGTFPVRAFGTVPAYEPHDHKRSGGWLPTA, from the coding sequence ATGCCACTGCAGTACCGCGCCGAGTTCGACGCCGTTGTGACCTTCAGCAACGGCGGCGGGCTGCAGACCCAGGGCTTCCGGGTGGACCTGCCGCAGGCCGAGGCGACCGAGGCGGAGATCGCCGGGCTGTTCGTGTCGGCGTGCCGGCTGCTCATGGTCGGCACCGTCGAGCTCAGCAACATCCGGGTGTTCGCCGAGCCGCACCTGGGCACCCCCGGCGGCCCCTCGGAGCGGCGCGCGGTGCGCTACGTCGAGCTGAGCCACGTGATCGCGGACGGCATGGTGACGTATCCGGGGCTGCCCGTCCCGGAGATCACCCCGCACCTCACCCGCGAGGCGTCCCGCAACGTCTACGCCGACGGCGTCGAGTTCGCGATCGACCGGATCTCGATGGTCGGCAACACCGGCACGTACCTGGACAGTCCGTTCCACCGCTACCCGGGCCGTACGGACCTGGCCGGCATCCCGCTCGAACGCCTCGCCGACCTGCCCGCCGTGGTGGTGCGCACGGCCGGCAGCGGCACCCGCGGCGTGGCCGTCGACGACCTCCAGGACCTCGACGTCGCGGGCCGGGCGGTGCTGCTGCACACCGGCGGCGACCGCCACTGGGGCACCCCGGAGTACGCCAAGGACGCGCCGTTCCTCACCGCCGACGCTGCCCGATGGCTGGCCGGCCGGGGCCCGGCCCTGGTCGGCATCGACGCGGTCAACATCGACGACATCAGCCCGGAGAGCGCCGGTCACCGACCGGCCCACAGCCTGCTGCTCGACGCCGAGATCCCGATTGTCGAGCACCTCACCGGCCTGGCCGAACTGCCCCCGACCGGCGCGCGGTTCACCGCTCTGCCGCCCCGGGTCGCGGCCTTCGGCACGTTCCCGGTCCGCGCCTTCGGCACCGTTCCCGCCTACGAACCCCACGACCACAAGCGCTCCGGAGGGTGGCTGCCGACGGCGTGA
- a CDS encoding MFS transporter codes for MTFRTRLALPVACYVVLLVSALQTLVVPVVADIRADLGVSTSAASWVVTANLLAAAVLTPMLGRLGDLYGRRPVMLGVLTVVLLGSVLAATTSSLPLLLAGRVAQAASFGLFPLAIGMLREELPPQRLTGAMALVSGMLSVGAGFGLVVTGLLMRNGGDYHELFWLASVLTAIGLAGVWLLPRRAGAATGSLDGVGAALLGLGLVLLILPLEEGNDWGWASARVLGSLAAAVVVLAGFVLLERRVTHPLVSPRMLRHRPIVVANAAGLFLGFAMFAVFLAVSAFVQTPAAAGYGFGASVLAASLVYLLPGTASGVLSAPLGGRLVARFGAKATLMLAAVLAGIGFVLLAVLHSATWQVIVGALVVNTAVTFGYAALPALLIAHVEPAETGIANSVNSIARSVGMSLGTAFVVTMMTRNPIPGPLPLPRETQFVAVFVVGAALAALAAAVVGWALPHVREPKFTVTEVEADEVLGAAGLDVPALPRSN; via the coding sequence ATGACCTTCAGAACGCGCCTGGCACTACCCGTCGCCTGCTACGTGGTGCTGCTCGTCTCGGCGCTGCAGACCCTGGTCGTCCCGGTGGTCGCCGACATCCGGGCCGACCTCGGCGTCTCGACCAGCGCGGCCAGCTGGGTGGTCACCGCCAACCTGCTCGCCGCCGCGGTCCTCACCCCGATGCTGGGCCGGCTCGGCGACCTGTACGGCCGCCGCCCGGTCATGCTCGGCGTGCTGACCGTGGTGCTGCTCGGCTCGGTGCTGGCCGCCACCACCTCCAGCCTGCCGCTGCTGCTGGCCGGCCGGGTCGCCCAGGCCGCCAGCTTCGGGCTCTTCCCGCTGGCCATCGGCATGCTCCGCGAGGAGCTGCCCCCGCAGCGGCTGACCGGCGCGATGGCCCTGGTCAGCGGCATGCTGTCGGTCGGCGCCGGGTTCGGGCTGGTGGTCACCGGGCTGCTGATGCGCAACGGCGGCGACTACCACGAGCTGTTCTGGCTGGCCTCGGTGCTGACCGCGATCGGCCTGGCCGGGGTGTGGCTGCTGCCGCGCCGCGCCGGTGCGGCCACCGGCAGCCTCGACGGGGTGGGCGCCGCGCTGCTCGGTCTCGGCCTGGTGCTGCTGATCCTGCCGCTGGAGGAGGGCAACGACTGGGGCTGGGCCTCGGCCCGGGTGCTCGGCTCGCTGGCCGCCGCGGTGGTCGTGCTGGCCGGGTTCGTCCTGCTCGAACGTCGGGTCACGCACCCGCTGGTCAGCCCGCGGATGCTGCGCCACCGCCCGATCGTGGTGGCCAACGCGGCCGGGCTGTTCCTCGGCTTCGCGATGTTCGCCGTGTTCCTCGCCGTCTCCGCGTTCGTGCAGACGCCGGCCGCCGCCGGTTACGGCTTCGGCGCCTCCGTGCTCGCCGCCAGCCTGGTCTACCTGCTGCCGGGCACGGCCAGCGGCGTCCTTTCCGCACCGCTCGGTGGCCGGCTGGTCGCCCGCTTCGGCGCCAAGGCGACGCTGATGCTCGCGGCGGTGCTGGCCGGGATCGGCTTCGTGCTGCTCGCGGTGCTGCACTCGGCCACCTGGCAGGTCATCGTCGGGGCGCTGGTGGTCAACACCGCGGTCACCTTCGGCTATGCGGCCCTGCCCGCCCTGTTGATCGCCCACGTCGAGCCCGCCGAGACCGGCATCGCCAACAGCGTCAACTCGATCGCGCGCTCGGTGGGCATGTCGCTGGGCACGGCGTTCGTGGTCACCATGATGACCCGCAACCCGATTCCGGGCCCGCTGCCGCTGCCCCGCGAGACCCAGTTCGTGGCCGTGTTCGTGGTGGGCGCCGCCCTGGCCGCTCTCGCCGCCGCCGTCGTCGGCTGGGCCCTGCCCCACGTCCGCGAGCCGAAGTTCACCGTCACCGAGGTGGAGGCCGACGAGGTGCTCGGCGCCGCCGGCCTGGACGTGCCGGCCCTCCCGAGGAGCAACTGA
- a CDS encoding TetR/AcrR family transcriptional regulator encodes MSAIRSRRAPTKGDQREQALIDAAREVFREKSISQVTIDELAAAAGIARSGFYFYFESKQALLAALVDQRLAELDEETAEWLAGDGLDRGALRRGLAAGLAKWKVDGRWLREAFITPDPGPEVKHVRDRLVDDGCSMFSRRIERDARAGRTVSGPPDLIAKMAVHLRSITFADVYANPGQYDEDELLDTLTDAILRLVYGGIPGDVTR; translated from the coding sequence GTGTCAGCCATCAGGAGTCGCCGGGCCCCCACCAAAGGCGACCAGCGCGAGCAGGCCCTCATCGACGCGGCCCGGGAGGTCTTCCGGGAGAAGTCGATCAGCCAGGTCACGATCGACGAGCTGGCTGCGGCGGCCGGCATCGCCCGCTCCGGCTTCTACTTCTACTTCGAGTCCAAGCAGGCACTGCTCGCGGCGCTGGTCGACCAGCGGCTGGCCGAGCTCGACGAGGAGACAGCCGAGTGGCTCGCCGGCGACGGGCTCGACCGTGGCGCCCTGCGCCGGGGTCTGGCCGCGGGGCTGGCCAAGTGGAAAGTCGACGGACGCTGGCTGCGCGAGGCGTTCATCACGCCCGACCCCGGCCCCGAGGTCAAGCATGTCCGCGACCGGCTGGTCGACGACGGCTGCTCGATGTTCAGCAGGCGCATCGAACGCGACGCGCGGGCCGGGCGCACGGTGAGCGGGCCACCCGACCTGATCGCCAAGATGGCCGTCCACCTGCGCAGCATCACGTTCGCCGACGTCTACGCCAACCCCGGGCAGTACGACGAGGACGAGCTGCTCGACACGCTCACCGACGCGATCCTGCGCCTGGTCTACGGCGGGATCCCCGGCGACGTCACCCGCTGA
- a CDS encoding tetratricopeptide repeat protein yields the protein MTDLEAELRGAQRIGSKGLTTPTEIGIARAAALFERVDPAAAAQHLEPVLAADPESGAGWVLMARIRLVLDEVDKALDAANRAIDLVPEDARPLAIASRALTLLGRHEEAVTMAYRAVIVDPRNALWHDRVAWALLAADRQYADAEQAARTAVGLAPDEAHYYFTHGVTLDALGHADQARQAFMISLKLEPENPVAQHRLAKLNGEAVKEPEKKKRGWKLFGRRGEAANGPSRPEEYLP from the coding sequence ATGACCGATCTCGAGGCGGAGCTGCGAGGTGCCCAGCGGATCGGCAGCAAGGGGCTGACCACGCCGACCGAGATCGGGATCGCCCGGGCGGCAGCGCTGTTCGAGCGGGTCGACCCGGCGGCCGCGGCCCAGCACCTGGAGCCGGTGCTGGCCGCCGACCCGGAGTCCGGCGCCGGGTGGGTCCTGATGGCACGGATCCGGCTCGTGCTCGACGAGGTCGACAAGGCGCTCGACGCGGCCAATCGGGCGATCGACCTGGTCCCGGAGGATGCCCGCCCGCTGGCGATCGCGAGTCGTGCGCTGACCCTGCTCGGCCGGCACGAGGAGGCCGTCACCATGGCCTACCGGGCGGTCATCGTGGATCCCCGCAACGCGCTGTGGCACGACCGGGTCGCCTGGGCCCTGCTCGCCGCGGACCGGCAGTACGCCGACGCCGAACAGGCCGCGCGCACCGCGGTGGGCCTGGCGCCGGACGAGGCCCACTACTACTTCACCCACGGGGTGACGCTGGACGCGCTCGGGCACGCCGACCAGGCCCGGCAGGCGTTCATGATCTCGCTCAAGCTGGAGCCGGAGAACCCGGTCGCGCAGCACCGCCTGGCCAAGCTCAACGGCGAGGCGGTCAAGGAGCCGGAGAAGAAGAAGCGCGGCTGGAAGCTGTTCGGGCGGCGCGGCGAGGCGGCTAACGGGCCATCGCGCCCCGAGGAGTATCTGCCCTAG